GCATGGCTGGTGACCTGGGAGAATGCGCGCGCGCGCGAGGGAATCATCACAGGCTGGCGGCAAACAATGGCAATATGCATGTTTGTCGtgtgccatggcccaagcAACGGCAAGGAGGCGGCGTCATGGTGCGGATGGTGCGGGTGCTGCGCCGAAGCTGCCTGGCGTCATGAGCTTTCAGGTCCAGTCAGCCGCAGCAACCAGACAGGACTGGAGCCCAAAACAGCTTGCATGTGAGGTCAGGCACCGGCTGGTGCCGGactacagtgggtgtacagTGCTAGTCTGGTAGCAGTCGGCAATAGAAATCACTGCCACAGCGGAGCTCGGGCGCCATGGAATATTCGAGGGCGCCAGACATGAGCAGACACTGGCCCGTCCTGTCGACTAGCTCCCGTCAACGCGAACAAGGCTCTCCTTCTGCGACGAGCCTCTGATTGGCTATTAGCCTATATTGCACCATCTACACTGGAGACGGACTAGCAACGGCCTTGCcaacaaaaaacaaaaaaggcgctggtgttgctgttgccaaACATTTCAACGTGTTTACAGAGGGTCATTTATTAACAAGGTTACAATAGTCTACATGGAGTAACCCTTAAACATTAAAGCCCAACAGACATCAGCGGTGGAAGAATAGGGCATCAACAAAGGTGAAAAACGTGTCTTCCTTGTCCAATTGGACAACCTCTCGTACTGTGGTCTCGCCTGTCGTGGCATTATCGAATGATTCTCCTCCATCAACCCAGCTTGATATGATTCAGCAAGCATGTGGAGAACGGCTTCTTCGTTGGGTGCTATGTAACTACATAAGGCATCAGTGTTGGATTAGGAAAGTTTGGTAGAATCGAGTCTGCTTTTTTGCCCACAGAGGTGTAGTGGTGACATCATACATGTCGGCATCGACATCGGCCCCAGCGTCCAGGAAGACATGTCAGCACTAGGACCTTGTCACAGCTAGCTGCGTAGCAAGACGTCGCGTCGCCGGCGTGAACAGCGGTGACTGTGGATTTGGCaacctgcacatgtggtctTCCAGGTTGATGAACACTCTGCGATATGCTTGGAAGCGGTGTTTGCTTGAGATTGGAGTTTGGTgcgtctacggagtaccggtACGTGCAATGAGTTTTTactacacccactgtacataCTAGTGTCCAGGCCGGTACGTGCCCGAGTTCGCCGCATCCAGATCCCCGCGCCGTTATGATTTGAACGTTGACGTCTCTGTCCAGTCTTGTCAATACCCGATGCGCTATTGGCTCTGCCTCGCAAATGTGACATATGCGCAACTTCTCAGCATAAAAAATCATCATAGCCAAATAACATGTAATACTAGATTACTTAGCACGTCTCGTAAAAGGGAAAATATTCTTCTGTCCCAATCCAAATCCACCGCGTCAGTCCGACAGCTCCGATGCCCTCAAGCTGCCTCGCATCGACGGGCGCACAGTGGAGACACCAACGCCCAAGCCATCAACCGTTGATCCTTATGTAGTCTGGTGCCCTTCAAGTGCTAACGCCTGGCACCtgacatcatcaccaccatcatcaccatttCTTGTCCACGTGCAGCTTCCAAATCGCTGGTGGTCATGTATACGACCTAGCTGCCCAGGTagcctcatcctcctcataCGTCGGGACTCCGAATTCCGACCACCGGCTCGTCTCCCCCTAAACCGCCACTTGCGCTTTCGACACCATCGCCAGACACAGACAGCATCACCTCAAGTCAACCATGGATCGTTCACGACCCATCGGCCGCTCCCAAGCAGAGGAGTATGAGCCTCTCGCAACCTCGGACGACGCGGCGCTGGAGTCGTCCGCCATCCTCCGCGACACCGACTTGATTCCCTTCTCATGGATCGAATACAGCATCTTTggcatcctcggcgtcgccatGTTATGGGCCTGGTATGCCCTCTCTGTCCCTACCTTGAACCGCAATCGCAATCGCAATCGCTAACCACGACCAACAGGAACATGTTCCTCGCCGCGGCGCCCTACTTCTCCTCGCGCTTCGCCGCGTCGCCCTCCATCCAAAGCACGTTCCAATCCGCCATCCTCACCGTCTCGACAATCACCAACCTCTCGgtgctcctcatcctcagCAACATCCAATACTCGGCCTCGTACCCATTCCGCATCAACCTCGCCCTCATAATCAGCACCGTCGTCTTCGCACTCCTCACATGCTCCACGACCTTGTTCCTCGGCGCCAGCCCCAGCGCATACTTCGCCTTCCTCCTCGTAATGGTCGCCCTGTCGTCCTGGGCGACGGGGCTCATACAAAACGGCGCCTTCGCATTCGCCGCCAGCTTCGGAAGGCCCGAGTACATGCAGGCCCTCATGGCGGGCCAAGGCGTGTCGGGGGTTCTGCCGGCCGTAGCACAAGTCTCGTCCGTGTTGCTGTTCCCTCCCGACAGGAGCGCAGCAGGCGACGCCGCGAGCGGAGGCGAGACGTCCGCCTTTTTCTACTTCCTCGCCGCGGTGGTGATTTCCGTCGTCACGttcgtcgccctcgtcccTCTTGTCCGACGGCACAATCGCCGCGTCGAAGACAAAATGGTGCAGCGCATGGCCGAGTCCATCAACAGCATCGAGGAGGCGGAGCGCGCCGCCAGAAAAGTCGTGTCCCTGTGGACGCTCTTCTTCAAGCTGCGCTGGCTGGCTGTCGGGGTGGCAGTCACCTTTGCCGTCACCATGTTCTTCCCCGTGTTTACCGCCAAGATCCACTCCGTCCAGGAGGGCGCGGGTGCCATATTCCGGCCGGCGGCGTTTATTCCTCTCGGCTTCGTGTTTTGGAACTTGGGTGACTTGGGTGGACGCATTGCCACCGCGATGCCGTTTACGCTCAAAGACCGGCCGTTTGTCTTGTTCCTGTGCTCTGTCGCACGGGTCGCCTTCTTGCCGCTGTACCTCTTGTGTAACATTGGTGGGCGGGGTGCCGTCGTGTCAAGTGACTTCTTTTATCTCTTTGTTGTACAGCTCACCTTTGGCCTCACCAATGGTTGGCTGGGCTCGAgcttcatgatggcctcgGGGGAGTGGGTTGACGAGGGAGAGCGGGAAGCAACAGGCGGGTTCATGGGCTTGTGTCTCGTGATAGGTCTCACCGCGGGCAGCTTGCTGAGTTTCACCATTTCGGATATATGAAGCTGATGATGTACATATGACGTATTCATGGGATAAACGGGCGTTGGTTgataattttaaaaatattacGTGTATAAGAATATTTTTGTAGAAATAAGATTTGAGCAACCCGGAAAAATCTTTTTTTGAGCagaaaagaagacgaaaaaaaaaccccaGACCAGGAAAGGACCCCTATTTGCCGTCCACGCAGCCAAATTCCAATGCAAATGTTTCCCCCATCGCCATCAACGGGGAGGGGGGCCTCTGTGCAGTCTCCCAACGCCAAGCTAAGTCTGATAAGAGCCGAGTCTGATTATGATGCTACCCAACGCCTCATTCATGATGGATTGCCGTCCACGATGGAGGTCAGTGCGTACACTGACGCCTTGGTAATACAAATCCTGTTGAAGAAATTGACAGGGAAAATTATAAAACGCCTAGAATCAAGCAAAAGCTGCCCGTCTTCATGATGCCGACCTTTTACGCGCCGGTCTTGTGAAATCCGGCGCCTCCTTCTTATATGGTTCCAGAAGTCGCTTCAGGACGGCCGTGTTCGTCTGACATCTGTGAATCTTGGTCCCCGGGGGGGCCTGCAATGGAAAAGCATGCTGTTGCGGGTCAGTGGACCGATCTTCTTTGGAGTCGCGTATCTcgatgatggccatgtccttTTTGGACACTGTCGGCATGTGCTCGAGGAGGCAGAGCGTTGGCGGCCGGTAGAAGGTGCCATCGCAAAGGATCCATTCGGCTGTATAAAACCCCTTCTCGATGAGttcttcctcgacgcctCGCCACCGTTCAAATTTGACCTGGGGGTCCTTCCAATCAAAGTCGCCAAACCTAATCCGCACTGACGGCGTGCATTTGTGTATCTGGGCAAAGCATGTGCAGTCGCGGAGGGTCATGGCCAGGGGGAAGAATGGATCCGACGAGGCGGCATACAATGGACCGACCGTGTCGTGAATGTCCTGCTGCGCCTTCAAGTCGCGAATGGCGGGATGGGTTGGGATGGCCCCCAGGGCCTCCAAGTAAAACTCCTTGCTACCCTGGTTTTCAAGATGCGGGGCCATTCTGAACGGGGAGCGGACTGGCCAGGGGGAATCCGAGCTGATGAGAGCCAGAGGACATGGTTTCTGTTCTGGTCGTGCTTTATTCCTTGACAAGTCCTTGACGAGGTTGCGCAGCTCCATGGCGCACTGGCGGCATCTGATGGCGTTCTTTGGCGCAGAGGGGGACTGCGACAGCCACTTAGGCTTAAACTCGACGAGAGTACAAGTCTCTGGATCTGTAAATGGGTTTCGCGTCAGCTCATGAGAGATGGGCATGTGCAGGGGGGTTTGCCAAAGTCGTCATCCTACCTTGAGGTCGCATGTCCTCTACGAGGAACCCCAAGTCGGTCTCCCCGACATATGTCCCTttgaacttgtccttgcGGGTGTGGTCTATAGTTCTCAAAAGGTTGTTGAGCTCTTGGATGATGCCCGTCTTATGGAGCACAACCAGCTCCTGGTTTACTACGTGGTCGCCGAGGATGGGTTTGATTGTGGTCTGGAGGAACTGCTGCTGATAGACATAGTTGTAAGTCGGCGCAGCTCCGAGCGAGGGCACCTTGGCAACCCTCAAAAGATATCCTACCATGTCTTTAGCGCCATGTTGTTGCAGAGTGtttttctatttttttttatcgttctttttttccttttcttcccttttccTGTTTgaagcaaaaaagaaaaaaaaaagagagaaaaagaaaaagagcaaAGAAGGGTGTCGCCAACATCTCTCTCACCTTTAAGGTCACGGCCGGCACGATCGCGAGGCGGGACTTTTATCTCAAAGACGGCATTGGCGGAACCTTCGCCGACCAGTTTTACAGGCTTGGTGCCAGAGGGAAGTCGCTTgaggcattgatgatggtgcTGTCCCAAGCAGTTCATGGGACATGGTTCGCTGCCGAGGACCTTGAGGATGGCCATATCTTGGGGAGTCAACCAGCCACCGTCATGGTCACGGCCGGATTCATGGTCTTCTATAGCGTCAACGACGGAGCCATGGTTGGAAACGGGAGTCTGGGCGAGATCAGATGAGTTGTCATCGAAGCAAGGCTCGGCGGCGTCGCCTTGATTGGAAGCAGATTCTTCGCTGCTGGGCTGGGGTGGCACAAGATGCAAGGCCATGATTGGAGCCCCCGACCCTGCAGGATGCTGCAAGGCACTGCAACAACGGCGAGGGGGCACACTGCAGGGCTGGCTCAATGGCTCAATGGCTCGATAGAAGGCTCCAGACGTCCAAGGTCTCGTGGGCCGAGGACAAAGAGACGGCAGCTGCTGGGGGGGTGGTTTGGACTTGGGGGTTGCTCAAGGACCAGCTGAAGAGGGCATCGGACGGTGCGTCTTGCGAGGCCTCATGACGCGAATGGGGCGGTTGAGATGACGGGGGATGTCGAGATGTCGTCTGGCGGAGCAGCCGGTGAAGATGCGAAATAATATGAGGACGGAGAGTGGCGAGTGgactgtactccgtacgcgcCGTGTATATGTACTTTTCACGTTGGATGCAAGGTTTACCTTTGTTACTCGATGGATGGTAAGCCAGGCCAGCTCTAAGTTATAGAGCACTTGACTAACGAGTCAACGGTCCGATGTCCGGTCATTCAAGCCACTTGCACGAGAAAGTGGCTACATGTACCGACAGATGTAGGCCATTGTGCCCGAGTGCAAGTGGACGGGGTTGGTTCAGTTGGTTCAGTTGAGTCAACAGCTCCCTGTCCAACTAGAATGTTGGCTCTAGTCTCTGCTTGGTACTTACTACTAGATGTCaaggtccagtctggtcagTCTGGTCAGCTCAGTggttcttggccagcaccAAGTGACTTGGCTGGAGCAGACGCCGCCGAGACTTGGCTCGATTGAGCTTGAGCCTGAGCCCGGCCGCCCTGGCACCTGGCACCTGGCACCTGGCACTGGTCGATGCACTtgcgaccagacttgacgaGGCAGCCTCCAGTGCTGGTCACTCACTCAGTCACTCAGccaggcaccagacaccagcagcatacagTGGCGTCCACGTCCCTGCAGATGATAGTACATCGTTGCCAAGTCCAGTCCAGTCCTCCTTTCCGGCTGATGCGTCGACCAGTTCGTGCATCCGCGCCTCTGCGCCTCTGGCCATGTCTCGTATTTTGACGGCTGCGTTCTGGATGCATCAAATGCACGTCAATGGCCAGCTGTTGGCTGCGTGCCAAGTGCCAGAAAGCCAGAACCCAGCAAGAAGCGGTCTggggtgctccgtacttaagtatgtatgtacatgcacaCCGTcgacacatacatacaacacagccaaggggaggggggaccAAGGTTATCAGTGGTGGTTGCTAACACCAGACGTACTAATGTTAGCATCGCGTTTGTGCGTAGTTGTGTGGAGAGTACTTGGGTGATGGATGATGTATCATAAGTAGACGACGGACGACGGATGAttgtactactagtagtagtagtagtagacACCGAGGACGGAGCACATTGACTTGAGCAATCAATTGAGGAGCGGCGCCAGTTGTCTCGGCATCCACCCGTTAATTGATTGATCTGGAGCCAATCTAACAGTTTGATAAGTTGGGCACGGCGTGCAGGCTGGAAATTTTGAATGCATACCGAGAGGCCTTGTCCACCACAAAGAAACGTACATGACCAGACATGAGCCCCTGAGGCAACACAAAGGGCTGTTTATTATTGGTGTTTTTATTATCATTATTTTTGGCCGACGTTGCACAGCTTTCCTCGGCACAAGTCCTGGTTCCACCGAGTCATATACTAGTATTAATCCATCTCGATGCAGCACAACGCCAACACTGCCCTGGGGCGCCTTGAAGCACGTGAAAGGGTATTGGCTGGTTGCCATAGAGCGCAAATATCCCGCCAACATGTCACTCGGCTTTCTTCCACTACTGTGTTGGGCTGGAACATTAAAGGCACAGGTGTAGATGGTATACCTTGTAGGGTTGGCGAGAcggctactccgtagatcTGTCGTTGTCTACCGTCCTGCTGCAAGCCCGGCTCGCCGATGCGACTCAAGTGATGTCATAAATATAAAGGCCGCCGCTGGGTTTGGGGAGGTTTGCTTGAGCGTCGTGGAGGAGCAGGCGATTGGCAgactcggccttggctctgCCTAGACATGGCTGGTCGTTCCCCAGAACTCCATGTCAGCTCATGTTTGGTTTGGCGACggtgcatgcatgcatgggCGGAAAGAAGGAAGCTCGAAAGAAATTTTAGAGCCTCCCGACGCCTTGGACCGCACCTGAGGCGTCCAAggttgtactccgtaccacctgtataaaatttaaatttactagtagtagtaatacggagtactcccgcagaaaaaaaaaagaaagagaaaaaaggaaaaaaagtcTCAGACCCAGCCAATCAAAGGGCTCTTGTCATGGGTTGGGCCTGTTTCgaaactactccgtacgagtACAAGAGGAACCTACGAAGCTGTCGCACAACTTGGCGCAATTGCTTGGTAACCAACGGAAAATCAACACAAGACCATGGCGTCTTGTCCAGCCGCATCCCACGTTAAACACGTTTTCTCTCAGCTGCGTCCATCTTTTCACACAAACCACTGACGCTGCCAGCTTTGGAACACAGGCGACTTTATTGTACTCGGCTATCTCGTGCGGGGGGGAAGAGGCTCGGCGAGGCTCGGAGGAGATGCATGCGTGTCTTGCGTAGCATCTGGCCAAGGAACCGAGAGCCAAGAGCACTGGCGACGGAGGAATGGAGCTTATGCAACCACTTGTGCTTACTCCGTCCAGCTGGCTATCGATAGTGGTTCCACGATAACGTGCATCACGCGAGCAGACGCCGCAAATGCTAACGACGCGATACCACCATCAGATGACGGAGCCACGCCTGCGCCGGAGCGCAAAAACAGCCGCCCAGGACGAGGAGAGTAATGGCAGAGGCGTGGTGGTGTGCCGTGGTTGGGTCACCAAGTTGGTtgccagcaacaacaacaccacgcGCTAGTGCGATGCGTGATGCGGAATGTCATACACTGGTACCAGACGCTGTGCAGAGCGTGGGTGAGGGAGCTGCAAATAAACACGAGCCCAGAGCTGTCCAGGTAGGCATGTACATAGGGCTGCGATGAACACGTTTGCTACCGCACTGGACGCGTTGACAAAGTCCATCTCCGAGACCCCTAGTCACGCTGCAAGGCCCAGCCAGGAGCATAACATCAATTCAATATAAATCAGCATCCAAGCATTATGCTCGCTGAACAACAATAGTACCTAGGCACTTGATGCAGGGGGGCTTTTGCCTTTGAGGAACCGCTCTCCACCCAGCATAAAGACGCTGACTTCCCGGTGTTGTTGTATTGCTTGATGATGGTACATGGAGTCATGGTCATGAACACGACGCGGACATATTGGTGCAATGGAGTCCAGAGTCCAGTTCCttcctccatgtctgcgCTCAACGCCGCTTAGTGGGGTTACCCCGGCAAGAGGCGCGCTGAACACTGCACAACCCATCAATCAAGGCGGGGGACCACACCAGATGTCAAGGTCCACCGTGCACGCAGTCTGGCTGACCTGAGGCCAAACGGCCCTTGCCAAGGCGCAAATATTTTTCCATATTGATTTTTCGGCAAAGTGACCCAGGCATGTGCTGCCGGCAAGCCGCGCCCGCTGCCATCGACTCTAAGATTCCCACCGCCCGATGGATGGTCGCGTCACAACGTTTGAACCTTCCAACCGTCCAAGTGCTCCCTCAACTCCTCGCGAGCTGAAGCGTCCTTCGCTCTCCGCCCACCGACTCCTATCGACCTTGAATACCTGCCCAGATATCGTCGTATTCTAATAAGCCCAGCGGACTGCCTCGCACCACCCACGCATCGCCCCGGGCTTGGTCTTTTGCCGAAACAGCCGCAACCGGTTTTGGTTTTGCGCCGCGCATCTCCCTGCCGCATGACTGCGAGACTGCCATCGCCATTTCAACATGGCCTTCAACTTCAACTGGTCGCCGCTTACTGCGGACGCTGAATTCTACCGTCGAGCCCGTGATTTGCTCACAACGGCCCTGAACAAATCCCCCAAGCCGCCCATCATCGTCGACGATATCCTCGTGAGCGAGTTTAACTTGGGCACTGTGCCGCCCGACCTGGAGATTCTCGAGATTGGCGACCTCGCCGAAGACCGATTTCGCGGCATATTCAAAATGTGCTATTCCGGCGATGCTTTCCTGACTTTGAAGACACGGGTTCAAGTACGTCGAATCACTTTGTTTCGCGCCGtttggtttctttttttcccgactttttttttatgccTCCGAGAATGCCCGGCTGCCTTCCGTTCCCCCACGCAAGACCATGCATCATCGTCACAAAACAATGACAAAAGCGACGACATCTATTGATCGCTGTTGCTGCAATACAAGAGCCGTTTTGTTTACCAGTGTAAAACGGTTTTGTACCCCTGATTCACGCCGTTTCGTGTGAGCCCCAAGCTCCAAAAAGTCTTTTGGCCGCGCCGGACAAAGCTGTCACAGCATCTGCGCCCCGGTTTCTGCATCCAGCTTCGCAGCATATTCTTGTCTCTCACAACAAACATCGCGCTTGGACGTCGCCGCAACGTCCTCGAGACGTGTGCGCGACTATCCCCCCAATTGAAATTAACCCTTACAAACATTTATGCGCAACACGCTCTGGTCGGGGGCGTCGCGTAATGCAAGGAAATGACCACGAATGACCAGGTGCCCCGTATCAGGGGTCCATCCCAGTCGATAGATTGCTCTGCTAACGAACGAGCTTCTAATTATAGGCGAATCCATTAAACACCTACCTCTTTTCCAAACCGTCCTTCACCTCGCCTCAGCCTCTGGCAGCCGCTTCGGGTCTTACTATTCCCCTCTCAATTACCTTGTCGGACATCCAACTCTCCGCTTTCATCATTCTGGTCTTCTCCAAGCAAAAGGGCCTGACCTTGGTGTTCCGAAATGACCCGCTCGAGTCTCTCAAGGTCTCGTCGACCTTTGATTCCATACAATTCGTTCGCGATTACTTGCAACGCACaatcgagcagcagctccgcAACCTAATGATGGACGAGCTTCCCGCCATCATCCACAGACTCTCTCTGCAGCTGTGGTGCCCTGACCAGGCCAACAAGGGCACCGAGACACCAACGGAAGACGCTGATGTAAAGGGCGCCGACCCGTTTGCAAGTCCGCCCCTGGACCCCGTCGATGCGAATGGGAATCTTTTGGATTACAATACCGTTTCGGAGCTCACTTTGAACGGCGGTGGTGAGGTGCCATACTTGTTCTCGCAAAAGAACTTGCTTCGTCTAGCCGCATTGACGGATTCACATCGAACGCTGTCCCTCTTTACCCCAGGCATCAATGAGGTCGTTTTCCGCGCCTGGTCTGGTTTTGGTGACCGTTCCGAAGCTGCCAGCCCTCCTTTTGCCACTCCGAGTCTCGCCAGGACTTCATCATTCCCCACTGGAGGCAGCACCACCTATACATTCTCCGATTCAGGAAGCACAGCTCATGGATACTTGCCATCGAGACCATCCTTCGTGGGCTTGAATTCTGCCGCCAACGGCGTCGCCCACGGTGCCAACCACCGGTCAAGACCTGgtcgaaagaagaagaccagAGTCGTCAACCTTCGACGAGCCAAGTCGGAAGCCGGCTCCTCTGATGTCACTTCATCAGAGGACGTTTCCGAAACCGCCTCAGTCAACGTCCCATCATCAGAACCTGTCATGTCGACCTCCATCCCCGAGGAGCCCGCATCCGATGGAGCAAGGGTCGAAGGAGTGCCTACTGGCAAGGTTCGCTTCAGGCCTGCTCACAGTGAGCACGTCCTACCCATCCGCCAGGCCCTCATGTCCGACATATACAAGAAGAAACTCGAACAAATGGCCTCGACCCAGGAAGAGGTAAAAACCCCCGAGTCTCTCATCAATACTTATGGCATGATTACCGAAAAAGCCCCTTTCGACAAGAATGGCAACCCTATCCGCGACCAACAATCTCAAGCAAGCAACTCGTCCGACACGTCATCTGTCATCCTCGAACAGGCATGGATTATGAAGATGGCCGGCGAAATCGCCCGCCGTGTATACGACGAGAAGAACCGCCATCAAGGCATttgggaagaaggggagaGTGCTCCCCCTCCTGCCTATGAGGCTGCAACTCACTAAGCCAACCCAAACCAGATAA
The DNA window shown above is from Metarhizium brunneum chromosome 1, complete sequence and carries:
- the Slc29a1 gene encoding Equilibrative nucleoside transporter 1 — its product is MDRSRPIGRSQAEEYEPLATSDDAALESSAILRDTDLIPFSWIEYSIFGILGVAMLWAWNMFLAAAPYFSSRFAASPSIQSTFQSAILTVSTITNLSVLLILSNIQYSASYPFRINLALIISTVVFALLTCSTTLFLGASPSAYFAFLLVMVALSSWATGLIQNGAFAFAASFGRPEYMQALMAGQGVSGVLPAVAQVSSVLLFPPDRSAAGDAASGGETSAFFYFLAAVVISVVTFVALVPLVRRHNRRVEDKMVQRMAESINSIEEAERAARKVVSLWTLFFKLRWLAVGVAVTFAVTMFFPVFTAKIHSVQEGAGAIFRPAAFIPLGFVFWNLGDLGGRIATAMPFTLKDRPFVLFLCSVARVAFLPLYLLCNIGGRGAVVSSDFFYLFVVQLTFGLTNGWLGSSFMMASGEWVDEGEREATGGFMGLCLVIGLTAGSLLSFTISDI
- the IPK1 gene encoding Inositol-pentakisphosphate 2-kinase — its product is MALHLVPPQPSSEESASNQGDAAEPCFDDNSSDLAQTPVSNHGSVVDAIEDHESGRDHDGGWLTPQDMAILKVLGSEPCPMNCLGQHHHQCLKRLPSGTKPVKLVGEGSANAVFEIKVPPRDRAGRDLKGYLLRVAKVPSLGAAPTYNYVYQQQFLQTTIKPILGDHVVNQELVVLHKTGIIQELNNLLRTIDHTRKDKFKGTYVGETDLGFLVEDMRPQDPETCTLVEFKPKWLSQSPSAPKNAIRCRQCAMELRNLVKDLSRNKARPEQKPCPLALISSDSPWPVRSPFRMAPHLENQGSKEFYLEALGAIPTHPAIRDLKAQQDIHDTVGPLYAASSDPFFPLAMTLRDCTCFAQIHKCTPSVRIRFGDFDWKDPQVKFERWRGVEEELIEKGFYTAEWILCDGTFYRPPTLCLLEHMPTVSKKDMAIIEIRDSKEDRSTDPQQHAFPLQAPPGTKIHRCQTNTAVLKRLLEPYKKEAPDFTRPARKRSAS
- the MDM34 gene encoding Mitochondrial distribution and morphology protein 34 — translated: MAFNFNWSPLTADAEFYRRARDLLTTALNKSPKPPIIVDDILVSEFNLGTVPPDLEILEIGDLAEDRFRGIFKMCYSGDAFLTLKTRVQANPLNTYLFSKPSFTSPQPLAAASGLTIPLSITLSDIQLSAFIILVFSKQKGLTLVFRNDPLESLKVSSTFDSIQFVRDYLQRTIEQQLRNLMMDELPAIIHRLSLQLWCPDQANKGTETPTEDADVKGADPFASPPLDPVDANGNLLDYNTVSELTLNGGGEVPYLFSQKNLLRLAALTDSHRTLSLFTPGINEVVFRAWSGFGDRSEAASPPFATPSLARTSSFPTGGSTTYTFSDSGSTAHGYLPSRPSFVGLNSAANGVAHGANHRSRPGRKKKTRVVNLRRAKSEAGSSDVTSSEDVSETASVNVPSSEPVMSTSIPEEPASDGARVEGVPTGKVRFRPAHSEHVLPIRQALMSDIYKKKLEQMASTQEEVKTPESLINTYGMITEKAPFDKNGNPIRDQQSQASNSSDTSSVILEQAWIMKMAGEIARRVYDEKNRHQGIWEEGESAPPPAYEAATH